Part of the Phycisphaerae bacterium genome, GCAAGGATGCTCTTGCGTGCCGCTTCGATGACCAATTCGTTGTAACTGCTGTTGGCGGGGGTGGCCATGATTCCTTCGCGATCAAGTTGTGCGACGAGTGATCGGCGTTCCTCCAGGCCGGCGATCTGCGAAGCCTGGCAGCAGGCCTCGATGATGTACTCGACGCTGCGGTGGCCGTAGCCGACGGGGGTAAGGCCCGGTCCGCCGGTATCGAGCAACTGGAAGTAGTCGGGGTTCGGCTCGGCATAGGCTGTGTCGCCGGGCTCAGTGCCGGCGGAGGTGTAGTGATAGATCACACCGCGGTAGGCGTCGGAATGCTCCAAGAGTGTCGCGTCGGTTTTGCCTTGACCCCACATTGTCAGCCCCTGGGCGTTGCCGCCCGCGGCGCCGGATGGATAGCCGATGGCGTTGGCGATGCTGAGGATGGCGCCGTTGTCCCAGCGGACGCGGCCGTCGGTCCAGAGGAAGCCCTGGTTGCCGTTGGGATAGCGATCGCGGATGCCACACACGCTGACCGACACGGGCTTGAGTCCGGTGATGAACGCGACGAGGTCCACGTAGTGGCAGCCCACGTAAGTGAACATGTCGGTGTTTTCGCAGGTACACCAGTTCTGGAAGTTGGAGTCGCGGTAGTAGTAGGGCTCGTGCAGAAACGCCTGGCCGAGCCGGAACTCACCGAGTCGGCCGGCGCGGTAAGCCTGCCTGGCCATCAGGCTGCGGTGATCAAATCGCTTGTGGTATTCGATTCCGACGACCAGGCCGCGTTCGTGCGATCGGCGAATGATGTCCTCGGCATGATCGTACCGAAGGACCAGCGGTTTGACCGTGCAGACGTGGAGATCGTTTTCAAGGGCTTCGCAGATCATCGGGTAATGGATGTGGTCGGGTGTTGCGACGACGGCGATGCTGTTGGGCGGGGCCGCCCCGAGCACTTCTCGATAGAGTTCCGGGTGGACTGAATCGGCCGGCACTTCGTCCGGGTCG contains:
- a CDS encoding Gfo/Idh/MocA family oxidoreductase — translated: MAAPQVTVIGAGMIVRIQILPTLFHMQRTGRIGEIHVCAHLPAHIAELRSSPTLARAFPGQRFIAHPDPDEVPADSVHPELYREVLGAAPPNSIAVVATPDHIHYPMICEALENDLHVCTVKPLVLRYDHAEDIIRRSHERGLVVGIEYHKRFDHRSLMARQAYRAGRLGEFRLGQAFLHEPYYYRDSNFQNWCTCENTDMFTYVGCHYVDLVAFITGLKPVSVSVCGIRDRYPNGNQGFLWTDGRVRWDNGAILSIANAIGYPSGAAGGNAQGLTMWGQGKTDATLLEHSDAYRGVIYHYTSAGTEPGDTAYAEPNPDYFQLLDTGGPGLTPVGYGHRSVEYIIEACCQASQIAGLEERRSLVAQLDREGIMATPANSSYNELVIEAARKSILADGREVLIRYGSRPGVAFREYSPDQISSKE